A stretch of Leishmania infantum JPCM5 genome chromosome 19 DNA encodes these proteins:
- a CDS encoding putative 40S ribosomal protein S13, with the protein MVRMHGNGRGKASSALPYRRTPPAWLKIASRNVVKMVCKSSRKGMMPSQIGMELRDSMGIAQVKNVTGRKILRILKHSGLAPEIPEDLYFLVKRATQMRKHLERHTTDRDTKYRLILVESRIHRLARYYKRVKQLPPTWKYESSTASAMVA; encoded by the coding sequence ATGGTCCGCATGCACGGCAACGGTCGGGGCAAGGCCTCGTCCGCTCTTCCCTACCGCCGCACTCCCCCGGCGTGGCTGAAGATTGCGAGCCGCAACGTGGTGAAGATGGTGTGCAAGAGCTCCCGCAAGGGTATGATGCCCAGCCAGATCGGCATGGAGCTGCGTGATTCCATGGGCATTGCCCAGGTGAAGAACGTGACCGGCCGCAAGATCCTGCGCATCCTCAAGCACAGCGGCCTGGCCCCGGAGATCCCGGAGGATCTGTACTTCCTGGTGAAGCGCGCCACCCAGATGCGCAAGCACCTCGAGCGCCACACGACGGACCGCGACACCAAGTACCGCCTCATCCTGGTCGAGTCTCGCATCCACCGCCTGGCCCGCTACTACAAGCGCGTCAagcagctgccgcccacGTGGAAGTACGAGTCCAGCACGGCCTCCGCCATGGTCGCGTAA